A section of the Engystomops pustulosus chromosome 3, aEngPut4.maternal, whole genome shotgun sequence genome encodes:
- the FERMT1 gene encoding fermitin family homolog 1, which translates to MAHVAAVGPASWELCVTVDQQNESENLAATIRVSGDLHIGGVMFKLVEQIGVARDWSDYGLWWEQKNCWLLKTHWTLDKYGVQANAKLFFTPQHKLLRLRLPNMKTVRLKVSFSSLVFKAVTEICRTLNIRRPEELSLLKPLEDSVKKKKKKEVKETVLEEVINLDSPTSNSGSLGSPGLYSKTMTPMYDPVNGTPASSTITWFNDSPLADQNCNILALSQPISSPEILTQMYQIRTLIDKARLNAGWLDSSRSLMEQGIQEDELLLLRFKYFCFFDLNPKYDAVRINQLFEQARWAILLGEIDCTEEEMLMFAALQYHISKLSLSSESHEITTDGETDEIEAALSNLEVALEGGKSNKILEDITDIPKLADNLKLFRPKKLTLKAYKQYWFVFKDTSISYFKNKEAAHGEPIEKLNLRGCELVPDVSVTQRRFGIKLLIPFAEGMNEIHLRCDNESQYSKWMAACILASKGKTMADSSYRSEVQNIQQFLRMKNTNTTNTSQKNTSMEHVDMKPECFVSPKYAKKYKTKQLASRILEAQQNISQMPLVEAKMRFIQAWQSLPEFGTAHYVVRFRDAKKEELLGVSYNRLIRIDIATGDPVTTWRFSNLKQWNVNWEIQQVAMEFDPNIAIAFTCQSASCKVIHEYIGGYIFLSTRSKDQNETLDEELFHKLTGGQE; encoded by the exons ATGGCTCATGTAGCAGCTGTTGGACCGGCCTCATGGGAGCTTTGTGTGACCGTGGATCAACAGAATGAGTCCGAGAATTTAGCTGCCACGATAAGAGTGTCGGGAGACCTTCACATCGGTGGAGTAATGTTCAAACTGGTAGAACAAATTG GTGTTGCAAGGGACTGGTCAGACTATGGACTATGGTGGGAACAGAAAAACTGCTGGTTGTTAAAGACTCACTGGACCCTGGACAAATATGGAGTACAAGCAAATGCAAAGCTTTTCTTTACTCCTCAGCACAAGCTTCTGCGTCTCCGGCTGCCAAATATGAAGACTGTCAGACTCAAAGTCAGCTTTTCATCTCTGGTCTTCAAAGCAGTTACAGAAATCTGCAGAACACTGA ATATCAGAAGGCCTGAGGAACTTTCTTTGTTGAAACCTCTGGAAGATTctgtgaaaaagaaaaagaaaaaagaggtgAAGGAAACAGTCCTGGAAGAAGTTATAAACTTGGACAGTCCAACAAGTAACTCTGGATCGCTAG GAAGCCCTGGTTTATATAGCAAGACTATGACGCCCATGTATGATCCTGTCAATGGCACCCCCGCATCTTCCACGATCACATGGTTCAATGACAGTCCACTGGCAGATCAAAACTGCAACATCTTAGCTCTCAGCCAGCCAatctcctctccagaaatacttaCTCAGATGTATCAAATACGGACCTTGATCGACAAAGCAAGACTTAACGctgg GTGGTTGGACTCTTCGAGGTCTCTGATGGAACAAGGCATCCAAGAAGATGAACTACTTTTGTTGAGATTTAAGTATTTCTGCTTCTTTGATCTGAATCCAAAG TATGATGCTGTCCGTATTAATCAACTGTTTGAGCAAGCACGATGGGCGATCCTCTTAGGAGAAATCGATTGTACCGAGGAAGAAATGCTTATGTTTGCAGCACTACAA TATCACATAAGTAAATTATCCTTATCATCGGAGTCACATGAGATAACGACAGATGGAGAAACAGATGAAATAGAAGCAGCGCTTTCCAATTTAGAAGTCGCCCTGGAAGGAGGAAAGTCCAACAAAATTTTG gaAGACATCACAGACATTCCAAAACTTGCAGATAATCTGAAACTGTTCAG ACCTAAAAAGCTAACGCTCAAAGCTTACAAGCAATATTGGTTTGTTTTCAAAGATACTTCCATATCTTATTTCAAGAATAAAGAAGCGGCTCATGGAGAACCCATCGAAAAACTAAACCTAAGAG GCTGTGAATTGGTGCCAGACGTCAGTGTAACACAGAGAAGATTTGGGATAAAGCTGCTGATACCATTTGCAGAAGGAATGAATGAAATCCATCTAAGATGTGACAAT GAATCCCAATATTCCAAATGGATGGCCGCCTGTATACTGGCATCAAAAGGAAAGACAATGGCCGACAGCTCGTATCGATCAGAAGTACAGAACATCCAACAATTTCTGAGGATGAAAAATACAAACACTACAAACACAAGTCAAAAAAACACCAGCATGGAACATGTGGACATGAAGCCCGAATGTTTTGTGTCACCCAAGTATGCAAAGAAATACAAAACTAAACAG TTAGCTTCACGCATTTTGGAGGCACAGCAGAATATTTCACAGATGCCCCTTGTAGAAGCCAAAATGAGGTTTATTCAGGCGTGGCAGTCTCTCCCCGAATTTGGCACCGCCCACTATGTTGTCAG ATTTAGAGATGCCAAAAAAGAAGAACTGCTCGGTGTTTCTTACAATAGGCTGATCCGGATAGACATTGCCACTGGAGACCCTGTTACAACTTGGAGGTTTTCGAATTTGAAACAATGGAATGTCAACTGGGAAATACAACAG GTTGCTATGGAGTTTGACCCCAACATTGCTATTGCATTTACATGTCAAAGTGCAAGCTGCAAAGTCATCCATGAATACATAGGAGGCTACATCTTTCTTTCTACACGTTCCAAAGACCAGAATGAGACTTTGGATGAAGAACTATTCCACAAACTCACTGGAGGCCAGGAATGA